The following proteins are co-located in the Brevibacillus laterosporus DSM 25 genome:
- the tpx gene encoding thiol peroxidase, with protein MSTIERQGVVTFKDQPVTLLGPEIKVGDTAPEFSVLANNLSPVTLADSKGTIRLISVVPSLDTGVCDQQTRRFNEEAAKLDNVTILTVSVDLPFAQARWCGAAGIDKVQTVSDHRDLSFGLAYGVAIKELRLLSRAVFVVDSNDKVVYVEYLPAVGQHPNYEAAIEAVKAAK; from the coding sequence ATGTCTACAATTGAACGTCAAGGTGTCGTTACTTTTAAAGACCAACCAGTTACACTACTAGGTCCAGAAATTAAAGTGGGAGATACAGCTCCTGAGTTTTCCGTGCTTGCAAACAACCTAAGCCCAGTTACACTGGCTGATTCCAAAGGTACGATTCGTCTTATTTCTGTAGTGCCATCCTTAGATACAGGTGTTTGCGATCAACAAACTCGCCGTTTCAACGAAGAGGCAGCTAAATTAGACAATGTAACAATTCTGACCGTTTCTGTAGATTTGCCATTTGCCCAAGCACGTTGGTGTGGAGCTGCTGGCATTGATAAGGTTCAAACTGTATCTGATCATCGTGATCTTTCTTTCGGTTTGGCTTACGGTGTAGCTATTAAGGAACTTCGTTTATTGTCCCGCGCAGTATTCGTTGTAGATTCTAATGATAAAGTTGTTTACGTAGAATATTTGCCAGCAGTAGGCCAGCATCCTAATTACGAAGCAGCAATCGAAGCGGTAAAAGCAGCGAAATAA
- the tmk gene encoding dTMP kinase — protein MRLIAVEGIDASGKETQVNKLYLALKNKGYDVAVVGFPRYHTPIGQVLLDYFKGETSLTTEAVHMLLEADRQDFMEDLLLLEETGCEYVILDRFTLSNLAFGVARGVELDWLRGLAEKVRQPDITFILDISAETSFKRKVNRDILEQDADLQNRARVVYQTLARRLSEEEDYLVHVIDANTATPDALHEVLMSHIETLYLGVQYPEVATEE, from the coding sequence ATGAGACTGATTGCGGTTGAGGGGATTGACGCAAGCGGTAAAGAAACTCAGGTCAACAAGCTGTACCTTGCCCTGAAAAACAAGGGGTACGATGTGGCAGTCGTGGGATTCCCCCGCTACCACACCCCAATTGGTCAGGTTCTCCTTGACTACTTCAAGGGAGAAACCTCCCTGACGACTGAAGCGGTTCATATGCTTCTCGAAGCAGACCGCCAGGACTTCATGGAAGACCTCTTGCTACTGGAAGAAACGGGCTGTGAGTACGTGATACTTGATCGGTTTACCCTGTCTAATCTAGCTTTTGGGGTTGCCCGTGGAGTTGAACTGGACTGGCTTCGCGGTCTCGCGGAGAAGGTTCGGCAACCCGACATCACGTTCATCTTGGACATCTCGGCAGAGACTTCGTTCAAACGTAAGGTTAATCGAGACATCCTTGAACAGGACGCTGATTTACAAAACAGGGCGCGGGTCGTGTATCAAACGTTGGCTCGTAGGCTGTCTGAGGAAGAAGATTACCTCGTTCATGTCATTGACGCGAACACGGCAACCCCTGATGCACTTCATGAGGTGCTGATGTCCCATATCGAAACGCTGTACCTGGGTGTACAGTACCCCGAGGTGGCGACTGAAGAATAA
- a CDS encoding ABC transporter ATP-binding protein: MEKKQTEPLLEISNLEAGFRINKQFYNAVDGVSFTVDPGKVICIVGESGCGKSVMSLSIMGLLPKETGKVANGSILFQNKNLVGLPADELNKIRGKELGMIFQEPMTALNPVFTIGFQIEEVLFNHLKISKNEARSRSIELLSHVGIPRPEKLVDQYPHQLSGGMRQRVMIAMAIACQPKLLIADEPTTALDVTIQAQILELLRDIQSKSGMSVMLITHDLGVVAEMADEVMVMYAGKIVEQGSVEQIFYEPKHPYLQLLLESIPKLDENKDRLYSIKGIVPSLVNMPRIGCRFASRCPKVMPECTAVSPELGDIGDSHKVRCLLYPQSQPNEIAEASL; encoded by the coding sequence ATGGAGAAAAAACAGACCGAACCTTTGCTGGAAATCTCTAACCTAGAAGCTGGCTTCCGTATTAACAAACAATTTTACAATGCGGTAGATGGTGTTTCCTTTACGGTTGATCCTGGCAAAGTGATTTGTATCGTTGGAGAATCAGGTTGCGGAAAAAGCGTCATGTCTTTATCCATTATGGGATTGTTACCAAAAGAAACAGGAAAAGTGGCAAATGGAAGCATTCTTTTCCAAAATAAAAATTTGGTGGGACTCCCAGCAGATGAATTGAATAAAATACGTGGAAAAGAGCTGGGAATGATCTTTCAAGAACCTATGACAGCATTAAACCCCGTGTTTACGATCGGATTCCAGATAGAAGAGGTTTTGTTTAATCATCTGAAAATTTCGAAAAATGAGGCAAGAAGTCGTTCCATTGAATTGCTCTCACATGTTGGAATCCCACGACCAGAAAAACTTGTAGACCAATATCCTCATCAACTATCGGGAGGAATGAGGCAACGTGTCATGATCGCCATGGCCATTGCATGTCAGCCAAAGCTACTGATTGCCGATGAACCTACTACTGCATTGGATGTGACGATTCAGGCACAGATTTTAGAACTATTACGTGACATTCAATCCAAGAGTGGGATGTCTGTCATGCTGATTACACATGATTTGGGAGTAGTAGCTGAGATGGCAGATGAAGTGATGGTTATGTATGCCGGTAAAATTGTGGAGCAAGGTAGTGTAGAACAAATTTTTTATGAGCCAAAGCATCCATACTTACAGCTGTTGTTAGAGTCTATTCCTAAATTGGATGAAAATAAAGACCGACTATATTCCATAAAGGGAATAGTGCCATCACTGGTCAACATGCCAAGGATAGGATGCAGATTTGCTTCCCGATGTCCAAAAGTCATGCCAGAGTGCACCGCGGTCTCGCCAGAGCTAGGTGATATTGGTGATTCACATAAAGTGCGTTGCCTACTTTACCCTCAAAGCCAACCTAACGAAATTGCGGAGGCGTCGCTATGA
- a CDS encoding lytic transglycosylase domain-containing protein, which produces MVARKRIAVVATAAIASVVMYGGLTTPKGTENEPVASTTVTESVHKREISLAPVVPLVPQVGAEPKKAETVEIAKKVEKHEVKAAEVVKKDVSDIVPPSHETIAAVLEKYIEMHHGKAVSRDKLLKYISWADTYTQDTEIDPLWILAMMWQESRFLEKSKSSHGAIGLLQILPSTAKSFGVSPSELNDPETNIDTSIKYLSYLLDRYDGNLRTTTIAYNQGEGNVARGKARSWYYTSVKKHYDKMARMLEEARQDR; this is translated from the coding sequence TTGGTCGCTCGTAAAAGAATCGCAGTAGTCGCTACGGCGGCAATCGCATCCGTGGTGATGTACGGAGGTCTTACGACCCCTAAGGGAACAGAGAATGAGCCTGTGGCAAGTACTACCGTCACTGAATCGGTTCATAAAAGAGAGATTAGTCTCGCGCCTGTTGTTCCTCTGGTACCGCAGGTGGGAGCAGAGCCTAAGAAAGCTGAGACAGTTGAGATAGCTAAGAAAGTAGAGAAACACGAAGTAAAAGCCGCTGAGGTGGTCAAGAAGGATGTGTCGGATATTGTTCCCCCGTCACACGAAACTATCGCGGCGGTGCTTGAGAAGTACATCGAGATGCACCATGGGAAGGCAGTCAGTAGGGATAAACTTCTAAAGTATATATCCTGGGCTGATACCTACACCCAGGATACGGAGATCGACCCTCTATGGATTCTCGCCATGATGTGGCAGGAAAGCAGGTTCCTTGAAAAGAGCAAATCATCCCATGGAGCTATTGGACTCCTACAGATTCTCCCTAGCACCGCTAAGTCCTTCGGTGTAAGCCCTAGTGAGCTTAATGACCCCGAGACAAACATTGACACTTCCATCAAGTACCTGAGCTATCTGTTAGACAGGTATGATGGTAACCTCCGCACGACTACTATTGCTTACAACCAAGGAGAAGGTAATGTAGCGAGAGGTAAGGCACGTTCCTGGTATTACACCAGTGTGAAGAAGCACTACGACAAAATGGCTCGGATGCTTGAGGAAGCAAGACAAGACCGTTAG
- a CDS encoding sigma-70 family RNA polymerase sigma factor, with the protein MENYPDHITDNLAVSNNYYSMDLTGNIHRCKVDESFLGDCMLVNENLIWHSVHKYIGKPEAIVRNHCVEKDDILQLGRMGFIKAVKAFDTERGVKFSSFAVTAIVREIRCFLRDSASIIRPTRTANELINRINRVEYEMGYLPSISDIAMMLDEDEEKITKALRVGKGVKYLDEPVGSDIQQSQVVTLLDIIDSGEGIEDGVVDRVYVDAVIESVKRKLNEKELSVLKRRLEGFNQTQTADIEDISQMRVSRIMRKVARMLDSHEYDVGV; encoded by the coding sequence ATGGAGAACTACCCTGACCACATTACTGATAATTTAGCCGTTTCTAACAATTACTATTCGATGGATTTGACAGGTAATATCCACAGGTGCAAGGTGGACGAGAGTTTCCTCGGAGACTGTATGTTGGTAAACGAGAACCTAATATGGCACTCGGTTCATAAATACATCGGCAAGCCTGAAGCGATTGTCAGAAATCACTGTGTAGAGAAGGATGACATTCTTCAATTAGGTAGAATGGGGTTCATCAAAGCTGTTAAGGCTTTTGACACGGAGCGGGGCGTGAAATTCAGCTCATTTGCTGTAACAGCCATTGTAAGGGAGATCAGATGCTTCCTCCGAGACAGTGCCAGTATTATCCGCCCAACCCGCACGGCAAATGAGCTAATTAACCGAATCAATAGGGTAGAGTACGAAATGGGTTACCTTCCTAGCATCTCCGATATTGCTATGATGCTAGATGAGGATGAAGAGAAGATCACTAAAGCCCTTCGGGTAGGAAAAGGTGTAAAGTACCTTGATGAGCCTGTAGGGTCGGATATTCAACAATCTCAAGTGGTGACCCTTCTTGACATAATCGACAGCGGCGAGGGTATCGAGGATGGTGTAGTAGATAGAGTATATGTGGACGCTGTAATAGAGTCTGTGAAACGAAAGCTCAATGAGAAAGAACTTAGTGTTCTGAAACGAAGACTAGAAGGATTTAATCAGACTCAGACCGCTGACATTGAAGACATTAGCCAAATGAGAGTATCGAGAATTATGAGAAAGGTAGCTCGGATGCTTGATAGCCATGAATATGATGTCGGGGTATAA
- a CDS encoding spore germination protein GerW family protein, translating into MALSTTSHGSVILPISKVGFGFASGGSEFKITGDHHPDHSHPFGGGSGGGVSITPVAFLVVGKQGVRSIPLENSTHLYDRILDSIPQIVDKFSGMCNNKKNQGEESCSHTGTYTHQVQEDLGDLLDKQ; encoded by the coding sequence TTGGCTCTTTCAACGACATCACACGGAAGCGTTATCTTACCCATTTCAAAAGTAGGCTTTGGTTTTGCTTCTGGAGGTAGTGAATTCAAGATTACTGGAGATCATCATCCTGACCACAGCCATCCATTTGGTGGAGGTAGTGGTGGAGGTGTGTCTATTACTCCTGTTGCTTTTTTGGTTGTCGGTAAGCAAGGGGTTCGTTCTATTCCACTGGAAAACTCGACACATTTGTACGATCGCATCCTAGACTCCATTCCACAAATTGTGGATAAGTTCTCCGGTATGTGTAACAACAAGAAGAATCAAGGTGAGGAAAGCTGTTCACATACGGGAACATATACACACCAAGTGCAAGAAGATCTAGGGGATTTGCTAGATAAGCAATAA
- the pyc gene encoding pyruvate carboxylase, translating into MEQRKIKRLLVANRGEIAIRIFRAATELTIRTVAIYSEQDNISLHRFKADESYLIGEGKGPIEAYLDIEGIIEIAKRHNIDAIHPGYGFLSENEEFARRCKEEGIIFIGPSSDLIKKFGDKVEARKLAIEAGIPVIPGTEDSIESLDEALDFSRQSGFPIIIKGVSGGGGRGMRIVRGPEELQEGLERARSEANSSFGNAEVYLERYLENPKHIEVQIIGDQYGNLVHLFERDCSIQRRHQKVVEVAPSTTLSDELREQICQAALTLMKTAGYSNAGTVEFLLTPDNKFYFIEVNPRIQVEHTITELITGIDIVQTQIRVAEGLHLSDPQIGITSQDDITMSGYAIQCRVTTEDPENGFIPDAGKLLAWRSGEGFGVRLDGNNGYPGAVITPYYDSLLVKICTYANTFEQASRKMLRSLREFRIRGVKTNLPFLKNVVTHPDFLSGNYNTSFIDSKPELFKFPGVQDRGTRLLNYIGNISVNGYPGLTKEEKPLFHSPRVPKTPFDQPYPAGTKQILELEGVEGLTKWIQAQNKVLLTDTTFRDAHQSLFATRVRTYDMLAIAEATGKMGGDLFSLEMWGGATFDTSMRFLSESPWERLRLLREKIPNVLFQMLLRGANAVGYTNYPDNGVKAFIKASAENGIDVFRIFDSLNWLPGMELAINSVRESGKVAEAAICYTGDILDPNRTKYSLSYYIELAKQLEKAGANILAIKDMAGLLKPYAAYQLVHALKQEIGIPIHLHTHDSSGNGGATLVKAIEAGVDIVDASVSSMSGLTSQPSLNALVALLEGTERDTKLDLDGFNKLSDYWEDVRPMYQGFASDMKSTSAEIYQHEMPGGQYSNLEQQAKAVGLEGRWDEVKKMYSTVNKMFGDIVKVTPSSKVVGDMALFMVQNDLDEENIYEKGDRIDFPDSVIQFFQGYLGQPPNGFPEKLQHIILKGRKAFTCRPGELLSSIDFDKVKQEVEEKAERKVDDLEVLSYIMYPQVFLQYEQTTKLYGDLSNLETSTFFYGLRLGEETSVTIEQGKTLIIKLNNIGEVLPDGTRKVNFDLNGQNRIITVRDLSAQVSASVRLKADRKNPGHIGASMPGKILKVLVKPGDSISRGHNLIVSEAMKMETTLQAPADGTIKAIHVNEGDSIEVGDLLVELEQ; encoded by the coding sequence ATGGAGCAGAGAAAAATTAAAAGACTGCTAGTAGCAAACCGTGGAGAAATTGCTATTCGCATTTTCCGCGCAGCTACTGAGTTAACAATTCGTACTGTTGCCATTTACTCAGAGCAAGACAATATTTCACTACATCGATTTAAAGCCGATGAATCCTACTTAATTGGCGAGGGAAAAGGACCAATTGAAGCCTATCTGGATATCGAGGGAATCATTGAGATTGCTAAGAGACACAATATCGATGCTATCCATCCCGGTTATGGTTTCTTATCGGAAAATGAGGAGTTTGCTCGTCGTTGTAAGGAAGAAGGAATTATTTTTATTGGTCCCTCTTCAGATTTAATCAAAAAATTTGGTGATAAAGTAGAAGCCCGTAAACTGGCAATTGAGGCTGGTATCCCAGTCATCCCAGGTACGGAAGACTCCATTGAATCTTTGGATGAAGCCTTAGATTTTTCGCGTCAATCAGGTTTCCCTATCATTATCAAAGGGGTATCCGGCGGCGGCGGTCGAGGTATGCGAATTGTTCGGGGTCCAGAGGAATTGCAGGAAGGATTGGAAAGGGCCCGCTCAGAAGCCAACTCTTCCTTTGGAAACGCAGAGGTTTATCTGGAACGATACCTAGAAAATCCAAAACATATTGAAGTACAAATCATAGGAGATCAGTATGGTAATCTGGTTCACTTATTTGAACGCGATTGCTCTATCCAACGCCGTCATCAGAAAGTCGTAGAAGTAGCACCAAGTACAACACTCTCTGACGAGCTACGTGAACAAATCTGCCAAGCCGCCCTAACCTTAATGAAAACGGCTGGTTATTCAAATGCAGGGACCGTTGAGTTTTTACTCACACCAGATAATAAATTTTATTTTATTGAGGTAAATCCACGGATTCAGGTAGAACATACGATTACAGAGCTGATTACTGGCATTGATATCGTGCAAACCCAAATCCGTGTAGCAGAAGGCTTACATTTAAGCGATCCTCAAATAGGTATTACTTCGCAGGATGACATTACAATGAGCGGCTATGCCATCCAATGTCGCGTTACGACAGAAGATCCAGAAAACGGCTTTATCCCTGATGCTGGGAAATTGCTGGCATGGCGTTCTGGCGAAGGATTTGGCGTACGTTTGGACGGAAACAATGGGTACCCTGGGGCTGTTATTACACCATACTATGACTCCCTACTTGTTAAAATTTGTACCTATGCAAATACGTTTGAACAAGCTTCACGTAAAATGCTACGTAGCTTACGAGAATTTCGGATTCGCGGGGTCAAGACCAATCTACCATTTTTGAAAAACGTGGTGACACATCCTGATTTCTTATCAGGCAATTATAATACCTCGTTTATTGATTCAAAGCCGGAATTGTTCAAATTCCCTGGTGTACAAGACCGTGGTACACGTTTGCTTAATTATATTGGAAATATCTCAGTTAATGGCTATCCTGGGCTAACTAAAGAGGAGAAACCGCTATTTCATTCTCCTCGTGTACCAAAAACACCATTTGACCAGCCTTATCCGGCCGGTACAAAACAAATTTTGGAGCTAGAAGGCGTTGAAGGCTTAACAAAATGGATTCAAGCCCAAAATAAAGTTTTGCTTACAGATACCACCTTCCGGGATGCCCATCAATCCTTATTTGCTACAAGAGTACGTACCTACGATATGCTTGCTATCGCTGAAGCAACGGGTAAAATGGGCGGAGATTTATTTTCCTTGGAAATGTGGGGCGGTGCAACATTCGATACCAGCATGCGCTTCTTAAGTGAATCACCATGGGAACGATTGCGTCTGTTACGCGAAAAAATTCCAAATGTCTTGTTCCAAATGCTGTTGCGTGGAGCAAATGCAGTTGGCTACACCAATTACCCAGACAATGGCGTTAAAGCGTTTATTAAAGCATCTGCTGAGAATGGGATTGATGTATTCCGTATTTTCGACAGCCTAAACTGGTTGCCTGGTATGGAGCTTGCCATTAATTCTGTACGTGAATCAGGCAAGGTCGCAGAAGCAGCCATTTGTTATACCGGCGATATTCTTGATCCAAATCGAACAAAATACTCCCTATCTTATTATATAGAGCTTGCCAAACAGCTAGAAAAAGCAGGGGCCAACATTCTTGCTATCAAGGACATGGCAGGACTCTTAAAACCATATGCGGCTTATCAGCTTGTCCATGCTCTGAAGCAGGAGATCGGCATTCCGATTCATCTGCATACACATGACAGTTCTGGTAATGGTGGTGCTACGTTAGTTAAAGCTATTGAAGCAGGGGTAGATATTGTAGATGCTTCTGTAAGCTCTATGTCTGGTCTCACCTCTCAACCAAGCCTTAATGCCCTTGTAGCCTTGCTAGAAGGAACTGAACGGGATACAAAGCTTGATCTAGACGGCTTCAATAAACTATCGGATTACTGGGAAGATGTTCGCCCGATGTACCAAGGTTTTGCCAGCGATATGAAATCCACTAGTGCTGAAATTTACCAACACGAAATGCCAGGTGGTCAGTATTCTAATTTAGAGCAACAAGCAAAGGCCGTTGGTTTAGAAGGTCGCTGGGACGAAGTAAAGAAAATGTACAGCACTGTCAATAAAATGTTTGGCGATATTGTAAAAGTAACACCTTCTTCCAAAGTAGTTGGTGATATGGCTCTGTTTATGGTCCAAAATGACTTGGATGAAGAGAACATTTATGAAAAAGGGGATCGAATTGATTTCCCAGACAGTGTTATTCAATTCTTCCAAGGCTATCTAGGACAACCGCCTAATGGTTTCCCAGAAAAGCTACAACATATTATTTTAAAAGGACGAAAAGCATTTACATGCCGACCTGGTGAATTGCTTTCCTCTATCGATTTTGACAAGGTAAAACAAGAAGTAGAAGAAAAAGCGGAACGCAAGGTGGATGATCTGGAAGTTCTATCTTACATCATGTATCCACAAGTGTTCCTACAATATGAACAAACAACCAAACTATATGGTGACCTGTCCAATTTAGAAACGTCAACTTTCTTCTATGGTTTGCGTTTAGGTGAAGAAACCTCCGTTACGATTGAACAAGGGAAGACCTTAATTATTAAACTCAACAATATTGGAGAAGTACTCCCTGACGGAACCCGCAAAGTAAACTTTGATTTGAATGGCCAAAACCGTATTATTACGGTACGTGATCTATCTGCACAAGTATCGGCTTCGGTACGCTTAAAGGCTGACCGTAAGAATCCAGGCCATATTGGCGCTTCTATGCCAGGTAAAATTCTAAAAGTATTAGTAAAACCAGGCGATTCCATCTCCCGTGGACATAATTTAATTGTTAGTGAAGCAATGAAAATGGAGACAACCCTCCAAGCACCTGCGGACGGAACAATTAAAGCTATACACGTTAATGAAGGAGATAGCATTGAGGTAGGGGATCTTCTAGTTGAACTAGAGCAGTAA
- a CDS encoding lipid II flippase family protein codes for MKLMIVVVVTMLISCVETVSYAARLSGARTGKIGASTSLFNILVLFARFAVMSQSILLASMLEAVTRFKDKIPFMNYEELINDLLINFRIVLFGMSMGIVLGMFLLPTVARVLAIGTRKLDKHGSVPKIFRREGILRLFWKMPSQFWIPSFRNNWQIIKETRIGANFFWMNAIIFSFYSIAILSSLYAGVLVPDHRTVANQMATVINGVGTILLVIFVDPICSKLLDDVVSDARPYKDLKVTVFHLGAGRLLGTVIAQVLLFPFAYLISLIAPHI; via the coding sequence ATGAAACTAATGATCGTGGTGGTGGTTACCATGTTGATTAGCTGTGTAGAAACGGTGTCCTATGCTGCACGACTTTCCGGTGCACGTACAGGAAAAATTGGTGCTTCTACTTCGCTTTTCAACATATTGGTGTTATTCGCCCGGTTTGCTGTTATGAGTCAGTCCATTCTGTTGGCCTCGATGCTTGAAGCTGTTACTCGTTTTAAGGATAAGATTCCATTCATGAACTACGAGGAATTAATTAATGATTTGTTAATAAATTTTCGCATTGTTTTGTTTGGAATGAGCATGGGTATCGTGTTGGGGATGTTTCTGTTGCCTACAGTTGCACGTGTGCTAGCCATTGGTACACGTAAATTGGATAAGCATGGTAGTGTTCCTAAAATTTTTCGTAGAGAAGGCATCCTGCGTCTATTTTGGAAAATGCCCTCCCAATTTTGGATTCCATCGTTTCGAAATAATTGGCAGATTATAAAAGAAACCCGTATAGGTGCTAATTTCTTTTGGATGAATGCCATTATTTTTTCATTCTATTCCATTGCTATCCTATCATCGCTGTATGCAGGGGTCCTCGTGCCCGATCATCGTACGGTAGCGAACCAAATGGCTACGGTCATTAATGGAGTGGGAACCATTTTATTGGTTATTTTTGTTGACCCGATCTGTTCAAAGCTACTCGATGATGTAGTTAGTGATGCACGACCTTATAAGGATTTAAAGGTTACGGTATTTCATCTCGGTGCTGGACGGTTACTGGGTACAGTAATTGCACAAGTTTTACTATTTCCATTTGCCTACTTGATATCACTCATTGCACCACATATTTAG
- a CDS encoding recombinase family protein translates to MSKYEKHDIRHVAIYLRKSRGDEDKDLDKHRDELVELCLRNDWQYIEYAEIGTGDSILARPKMQQLLVDVEAQSFDAVVVIHYDRLGRGDKVDQSRIEKTFAMSDTLIITPQKVFNLNDESDMMLADFQGMIARQEYKATSRRMRGGKRRGALAGNWSNGTPPFPYIYNRLTKKAEPSEINLPVYRNMIESVLNGYTTTDIAWDLNKKGIPSPRNQLWTPEVVRRIVCDEVHLGKVIVGKKTKHPTMGTIMLKPKEEWVVVNNAHKAVKTQREHDKIMFIISRERETPNAGKAGKHAFSGIIRCAICGNTLAIQKRSNRPHDLLKSCKHYDHWGNRCINMGSSMEIIEENVLQAILLKELELEEAIKKGVTLDDIRNLLAMSEKKLEEIKEQEKAIDRIYNAYEKGVYSDEVFAERKDKAEAVLYKLTQEYEFIQKESDNTQNARNEDMLVTIREVRDIITESKDPKTCNRAYKSIIHSIMWSRESIECKPTVKVNFL, encoded by the coding sequence TTGAGTAAGTATGAAAAACACGACATAAGGCACGTAGCCATCTACCTCCGTAAATCTAGGGGAGATGAAGATAAAGACCTAGATAAACACAGGGATGAATTGGTAGAACTGTGTTTACGGAATGATTGGCAGTATATCGAATACGCGGAGATCGGGACAGGGGATTCCATCCTCGCTCGTCCCAAAATGCAACAGCTTTTAGTGGACGTAGAAGCACAATCATTTGATGCTGTAGTGGTAATTCACTATGACCGACTCGGGCGGGGTGACAAGGTTGACCAATCCCGAATAGAGAAGACATTCGCTATGTCGGACACTCTTATCATCACCCCTCAGAAGGTATTTAACCTGAATGACGAGTCCGATATGATGCTCGCAGACTTCCAAGGGATGATCGCCCGCCAGGAGTACAAGGCAACGTCAAGACGTATGCGTGGTGGTAAGCGGCGGGGTGCTCTAGCGGGTAATTGGAGTAATGGAACGCCACCGTTCCCTTACATATATAATCGTTTAACAAAGAAAGCTGAACCTAGTGAGATCAACCTTCCAGTGTACCGTAACATGATCGAGAGTGTGCTCAACGGGTACACGACTACTGATATTGCCTGGGACTTAAATAAAAAGGGTATCCCCTCTCCACGCAATCAGCTTTGGACTCCTGAGGTAGTAAGACGCATCGTTTGCGATGAAGTTCACCTCGGGAAAGTCATTGTCGGTAAAAAGACAAAGCACCCAACGATGGGGACGATTATGCTGAAGCCTAAAGAAGAGTGGGTTGTCGTGAACAACGCTCACAAGGCAGTTAAGACTCAGCGAGAGCATGACAAGATCATGTTTATCATTAGCCGAGAGCGTGAAACCCCTAACGCAGGGAAAGCGGGAAAACACGCTTTCTCAGGGATAATAAGGTGCGCTATTTGTGGTAACACATTGGCGATACAGAAACGGTCTAACCGCCCCCATGACTTATTGAAATCTTGTAAACACTATGACCATTGGGGTAACCGATGCATTAATATGGGGAGTTCAATGGAGATCATCGAGGAGAACGTCTTACAAGCGATACTGCTTAAAGAGTTAGAGTTAGAGGAAGCCATCAAGAAGGGTGTGACTCTGGATGACATCCGCAACCTTCTGGCTATGTCTGAGAAGAAGCTTGAAGAAATCAAGGAGCAAGAGAAGGCGATAGATCGCATCTATAATGCCTACGAGAAAGGTGTTTACTCAGATGAAGTGTTCGCTGAACGGAAGGATAAGGCTGAAGCTGTTCTGTACAAGCTGACCCAAGAGTATGAGTTCATACAGAAAGAGTCAGATAATACACAGAATGCAAGGAACGAGGATATGCTCGTTACCATCAGAGAAGTTAGGGATATAATTACGGAAAGCAAAGACCCTAAAACATGCAATCGTGCTTACAAGTCAATCATCCACAGTATCATGTGGTCTAGGGAATCAATTGAATGTAAGCCAACGGTAAAAGTAAATTTTCTGTAG
- a CDS encoding DUF7681 family protein, translating into MNPVIENNFMYHAPNEEQRKAFEELREQYKQMAYTIGRLCPNSRERSTAMTNLETSMFWANASIARNGAVS; encoded by the coding sequence ATGAATCCAGTGATTGAGAATAACTTTATGTACCACGCTCCAAATGAGGAGCAACGAAAGGCTTTTGAGGAGTTACGTGAGCAGTACAAGCAGATGGCTTACACCATCGGGCGACTTTGCCCGAACTCCCGTGAACGCTCCACTGCAATGACCAACTTGGAAACATCCATGTTTTGGGCAAATGCTTCTATTGCCCGCAACGGGGCGGTGAGCTGA
- a CDS encoding HU family DNA-binding protein, with amino-acid sequence MANTNEVVYKKDLVAELADKEKITKVEAERRIDIVLDMVTDKLENGKDVKLANFFNFFNRKRNAKNAKNPQTGEDMVIKATKTVVAKMTKPLKDRIQGKK; translated from the coding sequence ATGGCAAACACAAACGAAGTTGTATACAAGAAAGACCTTGTAGCTGAACTAGCTGATAAGGAGAAAATTACAAAAGTGGAAGCGGAGCGGCGCATTGACATTGTGCTAGATATGGTGACTGATAAGCTCGAAAATGGCAAAGATGTCAAACTGGCTAACTTCTTCAACTTCTTCAATCGCAAGCGCAATGCGAAGAATGCGAAGAATCCACAGACAGGTGAAGACATGGTTATCAAGGCTACTAAGACAGTAGTCGCTAAGATGACAAAGCCACTTAAAGACCGCATCCAAGGCAAGAAGTAG